A single Stutzerimonas stutzeri DNA region contains:
- the clpA gene encoding ATP-dependent Clp protease ATP-binding subunit ClpA, with protein MLNRELEVTLNLAFKEARTKRHEFMTVEHLLLALLDNEAAATVLRACGAGLDKLRHDLQEFIDSTTPLIPQHDEERETQPTLGFQRVLQRAVFHVQSSGKREVTGANVLVAIFSEQESQAVFLLKQQNVARIDVVNYIAHGISKVPGNSGNPESDSDMQDEEGGEASASGNPLDAYASNLNDLARQGRIDPLVGREHEVERVAQILARRRKNNPLLVGEAGVGKTAIAEGLAKRIVDNQVPDLLANSVVYSLDLGALLAGTKYRGDFEKRFKALLNELRKRPQAVLFIDEIHTIIGAGAASGGVMDASNLLKPLLSSGEIRCIGSTTFQEFRGIFEKDRALARRFQKVDVSEPSVEDTIGILRGLKGRFEQHHGIEYSDESLRAAAELASRYINDRHMPDKAIDVIDEAGAFQRLQPEDKRAARIDVEQVEDIVAKIARIPPKHVSTSDKELLRNLQRDLKLTVFGQDDAIDSLATAIKLSRAGLKAPDKPVGSFLFAGPTGVGKTEAARQLARALGIDLVRFDMSEYMERHTVSRLIGAPPGYVGFDQGGLLTEAITKQPHCVLLLDEIEKAHPEVFNLLLQVMDHGTLTDNNGRKADFRNVILIMTTNAGAETAARASIGFTHQDHASDAMEVIKKSFTPEFRNRLDTIIQFGRLSHEVIKSIVDKFLIELQAQLEDKHVTLEVSDAARGWLAERGYDPQMGARPMARLIQDKIKRPLAEEILFGELAEHGGIVHIDIRDGEPFFDFETSAELA; from the coding sequence ATGTTGAACCGTGAGCTCGAAGTCACTCTGAATCTGGCTTTCAAGGAGGCTCGTACCAAGCGTCATGAATTCATGACGGTCGAACACCTCCTGTTGGCCTTGCTGGATAACGAAGCCGCCGCTACGGTCCTGCGGGCCTGTGGGGCCGGTCTGGATAAGTTGCGGCATGATCTGCAGGAATTCATCGACTCCACCACGCCGCTGATTCCTCAGCATGACGAGGAGCGCGAGACCCAGCCAACCCTGGGCTTCCAGCGCGTGCTGCAGCGCGCTGTCTTTCATGTTCAGAGCTCCGGCAAGCGCGAAGTCACCGGCGCGAACGTCCTGGTTGCGATCTTCAGCGAGCAGGAAAGCCAGGCGGTATTTCTGCTCAAGCAACAGAACGTTGCGCGTATCGACGTCGTCAACTACATCGCCCATGGAATTTCCAAGGTGCCGGGCAATAGCGGCAACCCTGAAAGCGATTCGGACATGCAGGACGAGGAGGGTGGTGAAGCGAGTGCATCGGGCAATCCGCTCGACGCGTACGCGAGCAACCTCAACGACCTGGCCCGTCAGGGGCGTATCGACCCGTTGGTCGGCCGCGAGCACGAGGTCGAGCGAGTCGCCCAGATCCTCGCGCGTCGGCGCAAAAACAATCCATTGCTGGTGGGCGAGGCCGGGGTCGGCAAGACGGCCATTGCCGAGGGGTTGGCCAAGCGGATCGTCGACAACCAAGTCCCCGACCTGCTGGCCAACAGCGTCGTCTATTCCCTTGACCTCGGTGCCTTGCTGGCCGGTACGAAATATCGCGGCGACTTCGAGAAGCGCTTCAAGGCGCTGCTGAACGAGTTGCGCAAGCGGCCCCAGGCGGTGCTGTTCATTGACGAAATCCATACCATCATCGGTGCCGGCGCGGCGTCTGGCGGTGTGATGGACGCTTCGAATCTGCTCAAGCCGCTGCTGTCCTCGGGAGAGATCCGATGCATCGGATCGACGACCTTCCAGGAATTTCGTGGGATATTCGAAAAGGATCGGGCGCTGGCGCGACGCTTCCAGAAAGTCGACGTTTCCGAGCCTTCCGTCGAGGACACCATTGGCATCCTGCGCGGGCTGAAGGGGCGCTTCGAGCAGCATCACGGCATCGAGTACAGTGATGAATCGCTGCGTGCCGCGGCGGAATTGGCGTCGCGCTACATCAACGATCGCCACATGCCGGACAAGGCAATCGATGTGATCGACGAGGCGGGCGCTTTCCAGAGGCTGCAGCCCGAAGACAAGCGTGCCGCCCGGATCGACGTCGAACAGGTCGAGGATATCGTGGCCAAGATCGCGCGGATTCCTCCAAAGCACGTCAGCACCTCCGACAAGGAACTGCTGCGTAATCTGCAGCGCGACCTGAAGCTCACGGTGTTCGGGCAGGACGATGCGATCGATTCGCTCGCCACTGCCATCAAGCTGTCCCGTGCAGGTTTGAAAGCGCCGGACAAGCCCGTGGGCTCGTTCCTTTTCGCGGGCCCCACCGGGGTCGGCAAGACGGAAGCGGCGCGCCAGTTGGCACGGGCGCTGGGGATCGATCTGGTGCGCTTCGACATGTCCGAGTACATGGAGCGTCATACCGTGTCGCGTCTAATCGGCGCACCGCCTGGCTATGTCGGTTTCGATCAGGGCGGCTTGTTGACCGAGGCGATTACCAAGCAGCCGCACTGTGTGCTCCTGCTCGACGAGATCGAGAAGGCGCATCCGGAGGTGTTCAACCTGCTCCTGCAGGTGATGGACCACGGCACCTTGACGGATAACAACGGCCGCAAGGCGGATTTCCGCAACGTCATCCTGATCATGACCACCAACGCAGGCGCTGAAACCGCGGCGCGCGCTTCCATCGGATTCACCCATCAGGATCATGCGTCCGATGCGATGGAGGTGATCAAGAAGAGCTTCACGCCCGAGTTCCGCAACCGTCTGGATACCATCATCCAGTTCGGTCGCCTGAGCCATGAAGTCATCAAGAGCATCGTCGACAAGTTCCTCATCGAACTGCAGGCGCAGCTGGAAGACAAGCATGTCACGCTCGAGGTATCGGACGCGGCGCGTGGTTGGCTGGCTGAGCGGGGCTATGACCCTCAGATGGGCGCGCGGCCCATGGCTCGTTTGATCCAGGACAAGATCAAGCGTCCACTGGCCGAAGAGATTCTCTTCGGAGAGCTGGCCGAGCATGGCGGCATCGTTCACATCGACATTCGTGACGGTGAGCCATTCTTCGACTTCGAGACTTCAGCCGAACTGGCTTGA
- the infA gene encoding translation initiation factor IF-1, with product MSKEDSFEMEGTVVDTLPNTMFRVELENGHVVTAHISGKMRKNYIRILTGDKVRVELTPYDLSKGRITYRAR from the coding sequence ATGTCGAAAGAAGACAGCTTCGAAATGGAAGGTACTGTCGTCGACACCCTGCCCAACACCATGTTTCGCGTGGAGTTGGAAAATGGGCACGTCGTTACTGCGCACATCTCCGGAAAGATGCGCAAGAACTACATCCGGATTCTGACCGGTGACAAGGTTCGTGTGGAACTGACCCCGTACGACTTGAGCAAAGGTCGCATCACCTACCGCGCCCGCTGA
- a CDS encoding arginyltransferase encodes MTSLARLKFYATQPHACSYLPDEQATTLFLDPSQPMDVQVYAELSEMGFRRSGDHLYRPHCQRCTACIPARIPAEGLQLNRQQKRILKRNTDLIVTNVRPAFTEEYYTLYASYIEQRHADGDMYPPSRDQFHTFLVRDLPFSRFYEFRLDGRLLALAVTDVLPNGLSAVYTFYDPSEERRSLGRFAILWQVGEAARLGLKALYLGYWIKNCRKMNYKTEYRPIELLVNQRWITLS; translated from the coding sequence ATGACTTCACTGGCTCGTCTCAAGTTCTATGCCACTCAGCCTCATGCGTGCAGTTACCTGCCCGACGAACAGGCCACCACGCTGTTCCTCGACCCCAGCCAGCCGATGGACGTACAGGTGTATGCCGAACTGTCGGAGATGGGCTTTCGCCGCAGCGGCGATCATCTCTACCGACCGCATTGCCAACGCTGCACCGCCTGCATTCCGGCCCGGATACCCGCCGAAGGGCTACAACTCAATCGCCAGCAGAAGCGCATCCTGAAGCGCAACACCGACCTGATCGTCACCAACGTACGGCCTGCATTCACCGAGGAGTACTACACGCTCTATGCGAGCTACATCGAACAGCGCCACGCCGACGGCGACATGTATCCCCCGAGCAGAGATCAGTTTCACACCTTCCTCGTCCGCGACCTGCCCTTCTCCCGCTTTTACGAGTTTCGCCTGGACGGGCGCCTGCTCGCCCTGGCGGTGACCGACGTACTGCCCAACGGCCTGTCTGCCGTCTACACCTTCTATGACCCCAGCGAGGAGCGTCGCAGCCTTGGCCGCTTCGCCATTCTCTGGCAGGTCGGAGAAGCCGCGCGCCTCGGATTGAAAGCACTCTATCTGGGCTACTGGATCAAGAATTGCCGCAAGATGAACTACAAAACCGAATATCGTCCAATCGAACTGCTGGTTAATCAACGCTGGATAACTCTCAGCTGA
- the aat gene encoding leucyl/phenylalanyl-tRNA--protein transferase: MLTWLQRDDLSFPPLEKAMREPNGLLAAGGDLSPERLLAAYRHGCFPWYQDGQPLLWWSPDPRTVLYPQELHVSRSLRKTLRQGVFEITFDRAFAEVIEGCASPRSYAEGTWITTPMQDAYVALHRLGVAHSVEVWQDGRLVGGLYGLAMGQLFFGESMFSRATDASKAGFVTLVERLRDWGFKLIDCQMPTQHLASFGARGISRQTFAEALDRYLDEPSSARWES, translated from the coding sequence ATGCTGACCTGGTTGCAGCGCGACGACCTGTCGTTCCCCCCGCTGGAAAAGGCCATGCGCGAGCCCAACGGCCTGCTCGCCGCGGGCGGTGACCTGTCGCCGGAGCGCCTGCTGGCCGCCTACCGCCACGGTTGCTTCCCCTGGTATCAGGACGGACAACCGCTGCTCTGGTGGTCGCCAGACCCACGTACGGTTCTGTACCCGCAGGAGTTGCATGTCTCCCGCAGCCTGCGCAAGACGTTGCGCCAGGGGGTATTCGAGATCACCTTCGACCGCGCATTTGCCGAGGTCATCGAAGGCTGCGCCTCCCCTCGCAGCTACGCCGAAGGCACCTGGATCACCACGCCGATGCAGGACGCCTATGTGGCCCTGCACCGGCTCGGCGTGGCGCACTCGGTGGAAGTCTGGCAAGACGGACGGTTGGTCGGCGGCCTCTATGGCCTGGCCATGGGTCAGCTATTCTTCGGTGAGTCGATGTTCAGTCGCGCGACCGATGCGTCCAAGGCGGGATTCGTGACATTAGTGGAACGTCTCCGAGACTGGGGATTCAAATTGATTGACTGCCAGATGCCGACGCAACACCTGGCCAGTTTCGGTGCGCGCGGCATATCTCGCCAAACCTTCGCCGAAGCGCTCGACAGGTATCTGGACGAACCCAGTTCAGCCCGATGGGAGTCCTAG
- the trxB gene encoding thioredoxin-disulfide reductase: protein MNEVKHSRLIILGSGPAGYTAAVYAARANLKPVMITGIQPGGQLTTTTEVDNWPGDVEGLTGPALMERMQKHAERFDTDVVFDHIHTAELQQRPFILKGDSATYSCDALIIATGASAQYLGLPSEEAFAGRGVSACATCDGFFYRNQVVAVIGGGNTAVEEALYLSNIAKEVHLIHRRDKLRSEKILQDKIMEKAANGNIRLHWNHTLEEVLGDASGVTGVRLKSTQSGEEQKLELSGVFIAIGHKPNTDLFQGQLEMKDGYLKIKGGSEGDATCTTIPGVFAAGDVADHVYRQAITSAGAGCMAALDAEKFLDQ from the coding sequence ATGAATGAAGTCAAGCATTCACGTCTGATCATCCTCGGCTCGGGCCCGGCCGGTTATACCGCCGCGGTATACGCTGCCCGTGCCAATCTGAAGCCGGTGATGATCACCGGCATCCAGCCTGGCGGCCAGCTCACCACTACTACAGAAGTGGACAATTGGCCCGGTGATGTCGAAGGCCTTACCGGTCCGGCCCTGATGGAGCGGATGCAAAAGCATGCGGAGCGCTTCGACACCGACGTCGTCTTCGATCACATCCATACGGCCGAACTGCAGCAGCGCCCATTCATCCTCAAGGGCGACAGCGCCACCTACAGCTGCGATGCGCTGATCATCGCCACAGGCGCCTCGGCACAATACCTCGGCCTTCCATCGGAAGAGGCATTCGCTGGGCGCGGTGTATCGGCCTGCGCCACCTGCGACGGCTTCTTCTACCGCAACCAGGTGGTCGCGGTGATTGGCGGTGGCAACACGGCCGTGGAGGAAGCGTTGTACCTCTCGAACATCGCCAAGGAAGTGCATCTGATCCATCGTCGCGACAAGCTGCGCTCCGAGAAGATTCTGCAAGACAAGATCATGGAGAAGGCCGCTAACGGCAACATCCGACTGCATTGGAACCACACCCTCGAAGAGGTATTGGGCGATGCCAGCGGCGTGACTGGCGTGCGGCTGAAAAGCACACAGTCTGGCGAAGAGCAGAAGCTCGAACTGTCAGGCGTGTTCATCGCGATCGGCCACAAGCCCAACACGGACCTGTTCCAGGGCCAGCTCGAAATGAAAGACGGCTACCTCAAGATCAAGGGTGGCAGCGAGGGCGACGCCACCTGCACGACGATCCCGGGCGTCTTCGCGGCAGGCGACGTGGCCGATCACGTGTACCGTCAGGCCATTACTTCCGCCGGCGCCGGCTGCATGGCCGCACTCGATGCCGAAAAGTTCCTGGACCAATAA
- the ftsK gene encoding DNA translocase FtsK, translating to MKNTSSTAPASVWRQQLHYRLKEGALIALGALCAYLWMALLTYDPADPGWTHTSNVQQVQNAAGRAGAWFADVLFMALGYFAFLFPLLLGIKTWQVFRARHQPWTWNGWLFSWRLIGLIFLVLSGSALAYIHFQFANNLPASAGGALGESLGQLAEAALNVQGSTLVLLALFLFGLTVFTDLSWFKVMDLTGKITLDLIELIQSLFSRWWSARNERKQVIAQLREADDVVNEVAGSLSDQRERAKVKERLLEREESLSKHMSEREKRPAPVIPPAAPPKPVEQSKRVLKEKQANLFVDPLIEGSVPPLSLLDVAEKQQKQYSPESLEAMSRLLEIKLKEFGVEVIVESVHPGPVITRFEIQPAAGVKVSRISNLAKDLARSLAVISVRVVEVIPGKTTVGIEIPNEDRQIVRFSEVLSSAPYDDAKSPVTIALGHDIGGKPVIADLAKMPHLLVAGTTGSGKSVGVNAMILSILFKSTPEDARLIMIDPKMLELSIYEGIPHLLCPVVTDMKEAANALRWSVAEMERRYKLMAAMGVRNLAGFNRKVKEAEEAGTPLTDPLYRRESMEDEAPLLKKLPTIVVVVDEFADMMMIVGKKVEELIARIAQKARAAGIHLILATQRPSVDVITGLIKANIPTRMAFQVSSKIDSRTILDQGGAEQLLGHGDMLYLPPGTGLPIRVHGAFVSDDEVHRVVEAWKARGAPDYIEEILVGVEESGSGFDGGGGDGGSGEGSEEDPLYDEAVRFVTESRRASISAVQRKLKIGYNRAARMIEAMEMAGVVTSMNTNGSREVLAPPPIRD from the coding sequence TTGAAGAATACCTCCTCTACCGCGCCGGCTTCCGTCTGGCGACAGCAGTTGCATTACCGTCTCAAGGAAGGCGCCTTGATCGCGCTCGGCGCGCTGTGCGCATACCTCTGGATGGCATTGCTTACCTACGATCCAGCCGATCCCGGCTGGACGCATACCAGCAACGTCCAGCAAGTCCAGAATGCCGCGGGACGCGCCGGGGCCTGGTTCGCCGATGTGCTGTTCATGGCGCTCGGCTATTTTGCGTTCCTGTTTCCGTTGTTGCTGGGCATCAAGACCTGGCAGGTGTTTCGTGCCCGTCACCAGCCCTGGACATGGAACGGGTGGCTGTTCTCCTGGCGCTTGATCGGGCTCATCTTCCTGGTCCTTTCCGGCTCCGCGCTGGCGTATATCCACTTCCAGTTCGCCAACAACCTGCCGGCTTCGGCGGGCGGAGCCCTGGGGGAGAGTCTTGGGCAGCTTGCCGAGGCAGCGCTCAACGTCCAGGGCAGCACCCTTGTGCTGTTGGCGTTGTTCCTGTTCGGCCTGACCGTATTCACCGACCTGTCCTGGTTCAAGGTGATGGACCTGACCGGCAAGATCACGCTCGACCTGATCGAGCTGATCCAGAGTCTGTTCAGCCGCTGGTGGTCGGCCCGGAACGAGCGCAAGCAGGTCATCGCACAGTTGCGCGAAGCCGACGACGTGGTCAACGAAGTGGCTGGTTCACTCTCCGATCAGCGGGAGCGCGCCAAGGTAAAGGAGCGCCTGCTCGAGCGTGAAGAGTCGCTGAGCAAGCACATGAGCGAGCGGGAAAAACGCCCAGCGCCAGTGATCCCTCCCGCTGCACCGCCGAAGCCAGTCGAGCAGAGCAAGCGCGTCTTGAAGGAAAAGCAGGCGAACCTGTTCGTCGACCCTCTGATCGAAGGCAGCGTGCCGCCGCTTTCACTGCTGGACGTCGCCGAAAAGCAGCAAAAGCAGTACTCCCCCGAATCGCTGGAAGCCATGTCGCGCTTGCTGGAGATCAAGCTGAAGGAATTCGGCGTCGAGGTCATCGTCGAGTCGGTTCATCCGGGCCCGGTCATCACGCGCTTCGAGATTCAGCCGGCGGCTGGGGTCAAGGTCAGCCGAATCTCCAACCTGGCCAAGGATCTGGCGCGCTCCCTGGCGGTGATCAGTGTCCGCGTGGTCGAGGTGATTCCCGGCAAGACGACCGTGGGCATCGAAATCCCCAACGAGGATCGCCAGATCGTGCGGTTCTCGGAAGTCCTGTCGTCCGCACCTTATGATGATGCCAAATCCCCGGTCACCATCGCCCTCGGCCACGATATCGGGGGCAAGCCGGTGATCGCCGACCTGGCGAAAATGCCCCACCTGCTGGTGGCCGGTACCACTGGCTCGGGTAAGTCGGTCGGTGTGAACGCGATGATTCTTTCGATCCTGTTCAAGTCGACGCCAGAAGATGCGCGGCTGATCATGATCGACCCGAAAATGCTCGAATTGTCGATCTACGAAGGCATCCCGCACCTGCTGTGCCCGGTGGTGACCGATATGAAGGAGGCGGCCAACGCGTTGCGCTGGAGCGTCGCCGAGATGGAACGTCGCTACAAGCTGATGGCGGCCATGGGCGTGCGTAATCTGGCGGGCTTCAACCGCAAGGTGAAGGAAGCGGAGGAGGCCGGTACGCCGCTCACCGATCCGCTGTATCGTCGCGAGAGCATGGAAGATGAAGCGCCGCTGCTGAAAAAGCTGCCAACCATCGTCGTCGTCGTGGACGAATTCGCCGACATGATGATGATCGTCGGCAAGAAGGTCGAAGAGCTGATCGCGCGTATCGCGCAGAAGGCGCGCGCAGCCGGCATTCATCTGATTCTCGCTACCCAGCGGCCTTCGGTCGATGTGATCACCGGCCTGATCAAGGCCAACATTCCCACGCGCATGGCGTTCCAGGTGTCGAGCAAGATCGACTCGCGCACCATTCTCGACCAGGGCGGCGCCGAGCAACTGCTTGGCCATGGCGACATGCTTTATCTGCCGCCGGGCACCGGTTTGCCGATTCGCGTGCATGGCGCCTTCGTTTCCGACGATGAAGTGCATCGCGTCGTAGAGGCCTGGAAAGCGCGTGGCGCGCCCGACTACATCGAGGAGATCCTGGTCGGTGTCGAAGAGTCCGGCAGCGGCTTCGATGGCGGTGGCGGTGACGGCGGCAGTGGCGAGGGAAGCGAGGAGGACCCGCTCTACGACGAGGCCGTTCGCTTCGTCACCGAAAGCCGTCGCGCATCGATCTCCGCAGTGCAGCGCAAGCTGAAGATCGGCTACAACCGCGCCGCGCGTATGATCGAAGCCATGGAGATGGCGGGCGTCGTCACCTCAATGAATACCAATGGCTCGCGCGAAGTGCTCGCGCCGCCACCCATCCGCGACTAG
- the lolA gene encoding outer membrane lipoprotein chaperone LolA, with the protein MQLIRVLFASALLFTLAPAQADQSASVQRLTGLLQQAETLTGRFSQLSLDGTGTQLQETSGEMALKRPGQFRWHTDEPMEQLLVSNGKKVWLYDPDLEQVTIQTLDQRLTHTPALLLSGDVSAISENFEVSHQQAGEVVDFTLKPKAKDTLFDTLRLSFRGNVINDMQMVDGVGQRTNILFQGVELNKPLKADLFTFEIPEGTDVISE; encoded by the coding sequence ATGCAATTGATTCGCGTGCTGTTTGCATCCGCTCTACTGTTTACCCTGGCGCCGGCCCAGGCCGATCAGTCCGCCTCCGTGCAACGCCTGACCGGCTTGCTGCAGCAGGCTGAAACGCTGACTGGGCGCTTCTCCCAGCTGTCGTTGGACGGCACCGGCACCCAGCTCCAGGAGACATCCGGCGAGATGGCGCTGAAGCGGCCGGGCCAGTTTCGCTGGCACACCGACGAGCCGATGGAGCAATTGCTGGTGTCCAACGGCAAGAAGGTCTGGCTGTACGACCCGGACCTCGAACAGGTGACCATCCAGACATTGGATCAACGGCTGACCCACACACCGGCACTGTTGCTCTCGGGCGATGTGTCGGCAATCAGCGAGAACTTCGAGGTGTCGCACCAGCAAGCCGGCGAAGTAGTGGACTTCACGCTCAAGCCCAAGGCCAAGGACACGCTGTTCGATACGCTGCGCCTGTCCTTTCGAGGCAACGTGATCAACGACATGCAAATGGTCGACGGTGTCGGCCAGCGCACCAATATCCTGTTCCAGGGCGTCGAGCTGAACAAACCGCTCAAGGCTGATCTGTTCACCTTCGAAATACCAGAGGGAACCGACGTCATATCCGAGTGA
- a CDS encoding replication-associated recombination protein A codes for MDLFNRDPVAQPLAARLRAASLDEYVGQEHLLARGKPLREALEQGALHSMVFWGPPGVGKTTLARLLAKVSDAHFETVSAVLAGVKEIRQAVEIAKQQAAQYGRRTILFVDEVHRFNKSQQDAFLPYVEDGTLIFIGATTENPSFELNNALLSRARVYVLKSLDEAALRRLVARALGEPKGLGDMRLSLPEESFQMLMAAADGDGRRLLNLLENASDLAEEGGEISVELLQDLLGDSRRRFDKGGEAFYDQISALHKSVRGSNPDAALYWFARMIDGGCDPLYIARRVVRMASEEVGNADPRAMGLCLSAWDVQERLGSPEGELAVAQAIVYLACAPKSNAVYMAYKAAMRDVAENGSQEVPLHLRNAPTRLMKELGYGNEYRYAHDEPDAYAAGEDYFPDAMAPRQYYQPVPRGLESKIRDKLEHLARLDRQSPRQRRKP; via the coding sequence ATGGACCTGTTCAATCGCGATCCTGTCGCCCAGCCCCTGGCTGCACGTTTACGCGCGGCCAGCCTCGATGAATACGTCGGACAGGAACACCTGCTGGCGCGCGGCAAGCCACTGCGCGAGGCGCTTGAGCAGGGCGCGCTGCATTCGATGGTGTTCTGGGGCCCGCCCGGCGTCGGCAAGACGACCTTGGCGCGTTTGCTGGCCAAGGTTTCCGACGCCCACTTCGAGACCGTTTCGGCGGTGCTCGCCGGTGTGAAGGAAATCCGCCAGGCGGTGGAGATCGCCAAGCAACAGGCCGCGCAGTATGGCCGCCGCACCATTCTTTTCGTCGACGAGGTGCATCGATTCAACAAGTCGCAACAGGATGCCTTTCTTCCCTACGTGGAGGACGGCACGCTGATCTTCATCGGTGCCACTACCGAGAATCCCTCCTTCGAATTGAACAATGCCTTGTTGTCGAGAGCGCGTGTCTACGTGCTCAAGAGCCTCGATGAGGCCGCGCTGCGCCGCCTGGTGGCCCGTGCGCTGGGCGAGCCCAAAGGCCTGGGCGACATGCGCCTGAGCCTGCCCGAGGAGAGTTTCCAGATGCTCATGGCGGCCGCCGATGGCGACGGTCGGCGGCTGTTGAACCTGCTGGAAAACGCCTCGGACCTGGCCGAAGAGGGCGGTGAGATCAGTGTCGAGCTGTTGCAGGACCTGCTGGGCGATAGCCGGCGTCGTTTCGACAAGGGCGGCGAAGCCTTCTATGACCAGATATCGGCGTTGCACAAATCCGTCCGCGGCTCCAATCCGGATGCTGCGCTGTACTGGTTCGCGCGAATGATCGACGGAGGGTGCGATCCGCTGTACATCGCTCGCCGCGTGGTGCGAATGGCCAGCGAGGAGGTCGGTAACGCTGATCCGCGTGCGATGGGGCTGTGTCTATCCGCCTGGGATGTTCAAGAGCGCCTGGGCAGTCCGGAGGGAGAATTGGCGGTGGCCCAGGCCATCGTTTACCTGGCCTGCGCACCGAAGAGCAACGCTGTTTATATGGCCTACAAGGCGGCAATGCGCGACGTGGCTGAAAACGGCTCGCAGGAAGTGCCGTTGCACCTGCGAAACGCGCCAACCCGGCTGATGAAGGAACTGGGCTACGGCAATGAATACCGCTACGCCCATGATGAGCCCGATGCCTATGCCGCAGGCGAGGACTACTTTCCGGACGCCATGGCGCCGCGTCAGTACTATCAGCCTGTGCCGCGCGGGCTGGAGAGCAAGATCCGCGACAAGCTCGAGCACCTGGCACGTCTCGATCGACAAAGCCCACGGCAACGGAGAAAACCATGA
- the crcB gene encoding fluoride efflux transporter CrcB — protein MIRMALAVAAGGVVGTLIRFGVATWVSAHWPRHFYLATLAVNLLGCLLIGYLYAAFLARPDISPELRGGLIIGFLGALTTFSSFSLDGLRLLESGQLATAFGYVGLSVLGGLLAAWGGLALGRL, from the coding sequence ATGATACGGATGGCACTTGCCGTGGCGGCAGGGGGCGTGGTCGGTACGCTGATCCGTTTCGGTGTTGCGACTTGGGTATCGGCCCATTGGCCCCGCCATTTCTATCTGGCGACGCTGGCGGTCAACCTGCTCGGCTGTCTGCTGATCGGCTATCTGTATGCCGCCTTCCTGGCACGCCCGGACATTTCCCCGGAGCTGCGCGGCGGCCTCATCATCGGTTTCCTTGGCGCGCTGACGACGTTTTCCAGCTTCTCACTCGACGGGTTGCGCCTGCTGGAAAGCGGGCAACTCGCAACGGCATTCGGCTATGTCGGGCTCAGCGTGTTGGGCGGGCTGCTGGCCGCCTGGGGCGGGCTGGCGCTCGGCAGGTTATGA